A genomic window from Helicobacter suis HS1 includes:
- a CDS encoding DUF262 domain-containing protein, giving the protein MQSQTQSVEQFFKHCYTIPLYQRAYSWEKEQWDQFLADLEEVTRGGNKYYFGNVLLESLEDQKHIDIIDGQQCITTILIFIRALHNVLAEKVKKGEKLDQDESDEDFLRYLVEDFLIDRRDPKLQVVEYDNSYFKEMIITDDKLKDENPSTPSQERIKEAKKFFTGRLKRHETQHILNLLNKVKNAIVLRTEFKNKKDSVLIFELQNNRGKTLTHMERLKSYLAYQIYTYSQDQQSAEKRLKELASIFESIYSMINDIKVWDEDTILRFFNISYFKLGYNYNENDDNANYKRELHNPPNNPNPTQEDKLTWIENYTQELKNAFADSKEFCQIESPYKDSLLELDVVHVYPFIFKAYRIFRNAPEKQTLLEQVFKALEVIAFRHKLINTRADLRTRLQWILQNFTSADFLTQEVEYICKNDYWRDANMENALTPERWEDRYRKVVTMILARYENHLQGQHTRFKGYASELKDLKNLQIEHITPQKENDERLKSGYCAYDDDFYQRCYLNCIGNLLLIGGSHNASIGNKAFSEKLESYQNSSLSQQQEIKNFVEAEKKWDKPAIGKRHHKIVGFVLATWSL; this is encoded by the coding sequence ATGCAATCCCAAACCCAGTCTGTAGAGCAATTTTTTAAACACTGCTACACCATTCCCCTTTACCAACGCGCCTATTCGTGGGAAAAAGAGCAGTGGGATCAATTCTTGGCAGACTTAGAGGAGGTAACTCGTGGGGGTAATAAATACTACTTTGGAAATGTACTTTTAGAATCGCTAGAAGATCAAAAACACATTGATATCATTGATGGACAACAATGCATCACTACGATTCTTATTTTTATCCGTGCCCTGCACAATGTCTTGGCAGAGAAAGTCAAAAAAGGGGAAAAATTAGACCAAGATGAAAGTGACGAAGATTTTTTGAGATATTTGGTAGAAGATTTTCTCATTGATCGCCGTGATCCTAAACTCCAAGTAGTGGAGTATGATAATTCCTATTTCAAAGAGATGATCATTACAGATGACAAGTTAAAGGATGAAAACCCTAGCACCCCTTCGCAAGAGCGTATCAAGGAAGCTAAAAAATTCTTTACTGGCCGCCTCAAAAGACATGAGACCCAGCATATTTTGAATCTGCTCAACAAAGTCAAAAACGCCATTGTATTGCGCACGGAATTTAAAAACAAAAAAGATTCTGTCTTGATATTTGAGTTACAAAACAACCGGGGCAAGACTTTAACACACATGGAGCGGCTCAAAAGCTATTTGGCCTACCAAATCTACACCTATAGTCAAGATCAACAGAGCGCAGAAAAGCGACTAAAAGAGCTTGCTAGCATTTTTGAAAGCATCTACAGCATGATCAATGACATTAAGGTTTGGGATGAAGATACTATTTTGCGATTCTTTAATATCTCGTATTTCAAACTAGGCTATAACTACAATGAAAATGACGATAATGCTAACTACAAACGCGAGCTACACAACCCACCCAATAACCCAAATCCAACCCAAGAAGATAAACTAACTTGGATTGAAAACTATACCCAAGAGCTTAAAAACGCTTTTGCAGATTCTAAAGAGTTTTGCCAAATAGAGAGTCCTTATAAAGATTCTCTCTTGGAGCTAGATGTAGTCCATGTGTATCCCTTTATCTTTAAGGCTTACCGCATTTTTAGAAATGCCCCAGAAAAACAAACTCTTTTAGAGCAAGTCTTTAAAGCTTTGGAGGTCATCGCCTTTAGGCATAAGCTAATTAACACCCGCGCGGATTTGCGCACTAGACTACAATGGATCTTGCAAAACTTCACCAGTGCAGATTTTTTAACACAGGAAGTTGAATATATCTGCAAAAACGATTATTGGAGAGATGCGAATATGGAAAATGCGCTTACCCCTGAACGCTGGGAGGATCGTTATCGCAAGGTTGTAACCATGATTTTGGCGCGCTATGAAAACCACTTGCAAGGGCAACACACCCGGTTTAAAGGCTATGCCTCTGAACTTAAGGATTTAAAAAACCTCCAAATTGAGCATATCACTCCCCAAAAGGAAAATGACGAACGGCTTAAAAGCGGGTATTGTGCTTACGATGATGATTTTTATCAAAGGTGTTATCTTAACTGCATTGGCAATCTCTTACTCATTGGTGGATCGCACAATGCTTCTATTGGCAATAAGGCTTTTTCTGAAAAACTGGAGAGTTATCAAAATTCTTCACTATCCCAGCAACAAGAAATAAAAAACTTTGTAGAGGCAGAGAAGAAATGGGATAAACCAGCCATTGGAAAACGCCACCATAAAATTGTGGGTTTTGTGCTAGCCACTTGGAGTTTGTAG
- the gyrA gene encoding DNA gyrase subunit A, with amino-acid sequence MEVKEIVIEESLKASYLDYSMSVIVGRALPDARDGLKPVHRRILYAMHELGLGARVPYKKSARIVGDVIGKYHPHGDSAVYEALVRMAQDFSMRLPLVDGQGNFGSIDGDNAAAMRYTEARMATPSEELLRDIDKDTVDFNDNYDNTLKEPDVLPSRLPNLLINGSSGIAVGMATSIPPHRLDEIIEALIFVLENPQASLSDILDLVPGPDFPTGGIIHGKQGILEAYSSGRGRIRVRAKTRLERIEGRESIIIEEVPYQTNKAKLVEQISELARDKIVEGISEVRDESDREGIRVVIDLKREANAQIVLNQLYKSSGMESTFSIILLAIHNKEPRIFNLLELLKLFLMHRKTIVIRRTIYELEKAKARIHILEGLLVALKNSEAVIDLIKKSSDTHSAQEALIQAHQLSQEQSKAILEMRLQRLTGLEQEKISKEHAELQAIIQELQAILEHADKLNHLIKEELLEIKEKFSTARKTQIEEDYEALSDEDLIAREDMVVTLSHRGYAKRMPLKIYEQQKRGGKGKISGNTHEDDFIEFFFSANTHDIILFITDKGQLYWLKVYKIPEMGRNAIGKALVNLIDIEPGEKICAILSTPDFSPDKFLVFFTKKGMIKRTQLSAFGRVRIGVRSIELKEGDALVTAQILEHENQELFMATAKGMCIRFKASGVRDMGRTAMGVIGMRLKEGDFVIGASIALSDQHKLLTISSKGMGKQTLIGAYRLQNRGGLGVIGAKLTPKTGNLVAIVHVDEGQDLMLLTKNGKMIRMPMESIRETGRHASGVKLVSVEGDGVVYANTCPKENEVE; translated from the coding sequence ATGGAAGTTAAAGAAATTGTCATTGAAGAATCGTTAAAAGCCAGCTATTTAGATTACTCCATGAGCGTCATTGTAGGGCGTGCTCTGCCAGATGCACGCGATGGGTTAAAACCAGTACACCGGCGTATCCTTTATGCTATGCACGAGTTAGGCTTGGGGGCACGCGTGCCTTATAAAAAAAGTGCGCGCATTGTAGGCGATGTCATTGGTAAATACCACCCCCATGGCGATAGTGCAGTCTATGAGGCCTTAGTGCGCATGGCACAAGATTTTTCTATGCGTCTGCCTTTAGTAGATGGGCAAGGTAATTTTGGCTCTATTGATGGGGATAATGCCGCGGCGATGCGCTATACAGAGGCACGCATGGCAACTCCAAGTGAGGAACTTTTAAGAGACATTGATAAAGATACAGTAGATTTTAACGACAATTATGACAACACCCTAAAAGAACCCGATGTCCTGCCTAGCCGTTTGCCTAATTTGCTCATCAATGGCTCAAGCGGAATTGCTGTGGGCATGGCTACCTCTATCCCCCCTCATCGCCTAGATGAAATTATAGAGGCTCTTATTTTTGTGCTAGAAAACCCGCAAGCTAGCTTGAGCGATATTTTAGATTTAGTACCCGGTCCAGATTTTCCAACAGGTGGCATTATTCATGGCAAACAGGGCATTTTGGAGGCTTATAGCAGTGGGCGGGGGCGTATCCGCGTGCGGGCTAAAACCCGTTTGGAAAGAATAGAGGGGCGGGAGAGTATTATCATTGAGGAAGTCCCCTACCAGACTAATAAAGCTAAACTTGTAGAACAGATTAGCGAACTAGCGCGCGATAAAATTGTAGAGGGGATTTCTGAAGTACGCGATGAATCCGATCGAGAAGGGATTAGAGTTGTTATTGATCTAAAAAGAGAAGCCAACGCCCAGATTGTACTTAACCAGTTGTATAAGTCTAGTGGCATGGAAAGCACTTTTAGCATTATTTTACTGGCTATCCACAACAAAGAGCCCCGTATCTTTAATTTGCTTGAGTTGCTTAAACTCTTTTTAATGCACCGTAAAACTATTGTGATTCGCCGCACAATTTACGAACTAGAAAAAGCCAAAGCCCGTATCCACATTTTAGAGGGGTTATTAGTTGCGCTGAAAAATAGCGAAGCGGTGATTGATCTGATTAAAAAAAGTAGCGATACACATAGCGCTCAAGAGGCATTAATTCAAGCCCACCAACTAAGTCAAGAACAAAGCAAGGCCATTTTAGAAATGCGCTTGCAAAGATTAACCGGATTAGAGCAAGAAAAAATCTCTAAAGAGCATGCTGAACTTCAGGCGATCATTCAAGAATTACAGGCCATTTTAGAGCATGCCGACAAACTCAATCACCTCATCAAAGAGGAATTATTAGAGATCAAAGAAAAATTTAGTACAGCGCGTAAAACCCAGATTGAAGAGGATTATGAAGCGCTAAGCGATGAGGATTTAATCGCCCGTGAGGATATGGTGGTTACACTAAGCCATAGAGGCTATGCTAAACGCATGCCCTTAAAAATCTATGAACAACAAAAACGCGGGGGCAAGGGCAAAATCTCAGGAAACACCCATGAAGATGATTTTATAGAGTTTTTCTTTAGCGCCAACACCCATGACATCATTCTTTTTATCACAGATAAAGGGCAACTCTATTGGCTTAAAGTCTATAAAATCCCTGAAATGGGGCGTAATGCTATAGGTAAGGCCTTAGTTAATCTCATTGATATAGAGCCGGGAGAAAAAATCTGTGCGATTCTCTCCACCCCGGATTTTAGCCCGGATAAATTTTTAGTTTTCTTTACTAAAAAGGGCATGATCAAGCGCACACAGCTTAGCGCCTTTGGACGGGTACGCATAGGGGTGCGATCTATTGAGCTAAAAGAAGGCGATGCACTTGTAACCGCACAGATACTTGAACATGAAAATCAAGAATTATTCATGGCCACAGCTAAGGGGATGTGTATTCGCTTTAAGGCTAGTGGAGTGAGAGATATGGGGCGGACAGCTATGGGGGTGATTGGTATGCGCTTAAAAGAGGGGGATTTTGTCATTGGGGCTAGCATAGCACTTAGCGATCAGCATAAACTTTTAACCATTAGCTCTAAGGGCATGGGCAAACAAACTTTAATAGGGGCTTATCGCTTGCAAAATAGGGGAGGTTTAGGGGTGATTGGGGCTAAACTCACGCCTAAAACGGGGAATTTAGTAGCCATTGTGCATGTAGATGAGGGGCAGGATTTAATGCTTTTGACTAAAAATGGAAAGATGATTCGCATGCCAATGGAGAGTATCCGCGAAACAGGACGCCATGCAAGCGGGGTTAAGCTTGTAAGCGTGGAGGGCGATGGGGTGGTGTATGCTAATACCTGCCCTAAAGAGAATGAAGTGGAGTAA
- a CDS encoding diacylglycerol kinase, translated as MKRLLLAWLYSKDGLKAAFSEEPAFRQVVFLCAISLVGAFFCAHSFIQFVLLILPGVLSVIVELLNSAIENAVDFTGTQKHPLAKKAKDMGSAAQFVCLLFLVGVWVGYFIF; from the coding sequence ATGAAGCGCCTATTGCTGGCATGGCTATACTCCAAAGATGGATTAAAGGCTGCCTTTAGCGAAGAGCCTGCTTTTAGGCAAGTGGTGTTTTTATGTGCAATTAGCCTAGTAGGGGCTTTTTTTTGCGCGCATTCTTTTATCCAGTTTGTACTCTTAATTTTGCCCGGAGTACTCTCTGTAATTGTAGAACTTCTTAATAGCGCGATTGAAAACGCGGTGGATTTTACAGGTACGCAAAAACACCCACTAGCCAAAAAGGCTAAAGACATGGGTTCAGCAGCGCAATTTGTGTGTTTGCTATTTTTGGTGGGGGTTTGGGTGGGGTATTTTATTTTTTAG
- a CDS encoding lipid A deacylase LpxR family protein, with the protein MPAMKSHAPLFCMLLCSLRAIDLTPYHKQYIQLVTEDDGYINPYIDRYYTAGTRIGWVSKEYSYFKRKSAMSWARFVSLQGKKNRMTRFNIYLTQDMYTPTLAHRLLTNIVKGDHLYGGWLRLNFGIFQRSAHALEHTSFSIGMVGPASLAGPTQNLIHTWGHDPKFLGWNTQIKNEFIFEFNYTWIQKLDFYKSRYFSIDMLPAASFSLGNALTNFNLGATLRMGYNLEADFGPNEIHSGFPGGEPYSNRLAFYVFVGAMGQFQPLDVFVQGNDAQTRGITQLPYFLYNAQVGVALLYKGMRFCFSAIDLSKTFRDQSRNHNIGSIELDIAF; encoded by the coding sequence ATGCCAGCGATGAAATCACACGCCCCTCTTTTTTGTATGTTGCTTTGCTCTCTTAGGGCTATAGATCTAACCCCCTATCATAAGCAATATATCCAGTTAGTAACTGAAGATGATGGTTATATCAACCCCTACATTGATCGTTATTACACAGCAGGTACGCGTATTGGCTGGGTGAGTAAAGAATATAGCTATTTTAAGCGCAAATCTGCCATGTCTTGGGCGCGCTTTGTAAGTCTGCAGGGCAAAAAAAATCGCATGACTCGCTTTAATATTTACCTCACCCAAGACATGTACACCCCCACTCTCGCCCACCGCCTATTAACAAATATAGTCAAGGGCGATCACCTCTATGGGGGCTGGTTACGGCTCAATTTTGGTATTTTCCAAAGAAGTGCGCATGCTTTAGAACACACCAGTTTTTCTATTGGCATGGTTGGTCCTGCCTCTTTAGCTGGACCTACGCAAAATCTTATCCACACTTGGGGGCATGATCCTAAGTTTTTGGGCTGGAATACCCAAATTAAAAACGAATTTATCTTTGAGTTTAACTACACTTGGATTCAAAAACTTGATTTTTATAAAAGCCGTTATTTTAGCATTGATATGTTACCCGCAGCTAGTTTTAGTTTGGGTAATGCCTTGACTAATTTTAACTTAGGGGCTACTTTGCGCATGGGCTATAACTTAGAGGCTGATTTTGGCCCTAATGAAATCCATAGCGGTTTTCCCGGAGGCGAGCCTTATAGTAACCGCTTGGCTTTTTATGTCTTTGTGGGGGCTATGGGACAATTCCAGCCCTTAGATGTGTTTGTACAAGGTAATGATGCACAAACCAGAGGCATCACACAGTTACCCTATTTTCTCTATAACGCCCAAGTGGGAGTGGCTTTGCTGTATAAAGGCATGCGTTTTTGCTTTAGTGCGATCGATCTAAGTAAAACTTTTAGAGATCAGAGCAGAAACCACAACATCGGTAGTATTGAATTGGATATTGCTTTTTAA
- a CDS encoding glycosyltransferase family 10 domain-containing protein encodes MATTNRINPPPPLNLAICYPWSENQLTGFKESFFYYILNSAYDINLSRTPPCDIVFETILHKQESLNFPQKRIGFTGENMRINFDIYDFGMGFDDLTFGERYLRVPLYYLQLYSLAHIAINFDSPFDSPFVRLPHEENIPSSCSFKDLYPTLDALIREQTDPLKRAFASFVASNPNAPMRNACYQELNTYAPVASGGRVFNTLDKPISNKAEFLSQYKFNLCFENSKGFGYTTEKIIDAYFAHTIPIYWGNPAVAKDFNPKSFINVHDFKDFTEALDFIRYLDTHDNAYLDMLHAHPLNSVNGKPQFYQDLSFAKILAFLQRAIDCKEVYHTQPPPLPFHWKVKVINKLKRMLALFLKG; translated from the coding sequence GTGGCTACCACAAACAGAATCAACCCCCCCCCCCCCCTTAATTTGGCTATCTGCTATCCTTGGAGTGAGAATCAACTTACAGGGTTTAAAGAAAGTTTTTTTTATTATATTTTAAACTCTGCCTACGATATTAATCTTTCTAGGACTCCGCCTTGTGATATTGTTTTTGAGACTATCTTGCACAAGCAAGAGTCTTTAAATTTCCCTCAAAAGCGTATCGGCTTTACAGGGGAAAACATGCGGATTAACTTTGATATTTATGATTTTGGCATGGGTTTTGATGATCTAACCTTTGGTGAGAGGTATTTGCGTGTACCTTTGTATTATTTGCAATTGTACTCCCTTGCTCACATTGCAATAAATTTTGATTCTCCTTTTGATTCTCCTTTTGTACGACTACCCCATGAAGAGAATATCCCCTCTAGCTGTTCTTTTAAAGACTTATACCCCACCCTAGATGCACTTATTAGAGAGCAAACAGATCCGCTTAAAAGAGCATTTGCTAGTTTTGTGGCTTCTAACCCTAATGCACCTATGCGCAATGCTTGTTATCAGGAGCTTAATACCTATGCTCCTGTTGCTTCTGGAGGAAGGGTTTTTAATACTTTAGATAAGCCAATAAGTAATAAGGCAGAGTTTTTAAGCCAATATAAATTCAATCTTTGTTTTGAAAACTCTAAAGGTTTTGGCTACACCACAGAAAAAATTATAGACGCTTATTTTGCCCATACTATTCCTATTTATTGGGGCAATCCTGCAGTTGCCAAAGATTTTAACCCCAAAAGTTTTATCAATGTGCATGATTTTAAAGATTTTACAGAAGCTTTAGATTTTATCCGCTATCTTGACACCCACGACAACGCCTATTTAGACATGCTACATGCCCACCCGCTTAATAGTGTAAATGGTAAGCCCCAATTCTACCAAGATTTAAGCTTTGCTAAAATTCTAGCTTTTTTACAAAGGGCAATAGATTGTAAGGAGGTTTATCACACACAACCGCCTCCTCTTCCTTTTCACTGGAAAGTTAAAGTTATTAATAAATTAAAACGCATGCTAGCTCTTTTTTTAAAAGGTTAG
- a CDS encoding potassium channel family protein encodes MLQKLKAFLSSVKKKKVKADYNLNAEIYEQFEVFRLPLVLIQCFILVGTLGYLALEDYSLIQAFFQTTYTFTSTGFGALNESHFGTVSVFFTSIIMFCGTGVVTFSVAVLINVINKGVLARLIREKRMIYKIARLKNHYVICYHNEYTIELSKQFRSAQVPFVVVDNKPNFEEEAIKYKYPYYIAGDPHTNLAMLKTHLSSAKGVVAFSDILPVNIALIVSVRLFEEELKRKPYYIIASAHSDEGLEKLKKLGADSVVSPTKLMAQRVSAMAIRPDMENILEKFIYKKDTLLDLEEVIVPKESWLVQRKLKEAHFREITKVFIIGIIQKDGRYIPMPDGEVIIASESKLLMIGTSEGVEKSKTFILQHQRPMEMDYITL; translated from the coding sequence CGCTGAGATTTACGAACAATTTGAGGTTTTCCGCCTCCCTTTAGTACTCATCCAGTGCTTTATACTGGTGGGAACTTTAGGTTATTTAGCCCTAGAGGATTACAGCCTCATTCAGGCCTTTTTCCAGACCACCTATACTTTTACCTCTACAGGGTTTGGGGCGCTTAATGAAAGCCATTTTGGCACTGTTAGCGTCTTTTTTACCTCAATTATTATGTTTTGTGGGACGGGGGTGGTAACCTTTAGTGTAGCGGTGCTCATTAATGTAATCAATAAGGGCGTATTAGCCCGACTTATTAGGGAAAAAAGAATGATTTATAAAATTGCACGATTAAAAAACCACTATGTTATTTGCTATCACAACGAATACACAATTGAACTAAGCAAGCAATTTAGAAGCGCACAAGTTCCCTTTGTGGTGGTGGATAACAAACCTAATTTTGAAGAAGAGGCCATTAAGTATAAATATCCATACTACATTGCTGGCGACCCGCACACTAATTTAGCCATGCTTAAAACCCATTTAAGTAGCGCTAAAGGGGTTGTGGCTTTCTCAGATATTTTACCTGTTAATATTGCCTTAATTGTGAGTGTCAGACTCTTTGAAGAAGAATTAAAGCGCAAGCCTTACTACATCATTGCCAGCGCACATAGCGATGAAGGTTTAGAAAAGCTAAAAAAATTAGGGGCTGATAGTGTGGTCTCGCCGACAAAGTTAATGGCACAAAGGGTAAGCGCAATGGCAATCCGCCCTGATATGGAAAATATCTTAGAAAAATTCATTTATAAAAAAGACACACTTTTAGATTTAGAAGAGGTGATTGTGCCTAAAGAAAGCTGGTTAGTACAGCGCAAACTCAAAGAAGCACATTTTAGAGAGATCACAAAGGTTTTTATCATCGGGATTATCCAAAAAGATGGGCGCTATATCCCAATGCCTGATGGCGAGGTTATTATTGCTAGTGAATCTAAGCTTTTGATGATTGGTACTTCTGAGGGGGTAGAAAAATCTAAAACCTTTATTTTACAGCACCAACGGCCTATGGAGATGGACTATATCACCCTATAA